The Brachyspira hyodysenteriae ATCC 27164 genome includes a window with the following:
- a CDS encoding alkyl/aryl-sulfatase yields MNKILTSILCIFLISCSSNNFNSERKEATEHTKKENEKLKNYLPFDDNTDFENAKRGFIETSDDNISFPFISNQPAPDTVNPSLWRQAQLNNISGLFEVTPDIYQVRGFDLANITFVRGDTGWIVIDVLTTKESASKAIELFRKYKGNDPITGVIFTHSHVDHFGGIRGVIENNNIPIVAPEGFFEEAVSENLLAGNAMSRRSSYMYGGLLPKDEKGTVDAGLGKLVATGTPGIIRPNKIISKDYESYTIDGIEFQFLMAQNTEAPAEFMIYIPKYRAASSAEVMNHTLHNLSTLRGAKTRDSLIWTKAIEKSKEFLKDRTDVLFGSHHWPIWEQSNIDDFLNKHGDLYKYIHDQTLRYANMGYTPIEIAEKIQIPDSLTKEFYNRGYYGSVNHDVKAVYDFYFGAWWDGNPANLYKLPPEESAKRYVEFMGGEDNIIKMAKKSYDEGDYRWVVEVLNNVIFANPNNENARKLSADAMEQLGYQSESAVWRAYLLTGAYELRNEIDQNMKAPQTTSLDMINALSAENMFEYISVALNPDKVKDKNISVLFNITDDNKYLVKIENSVLKYKKYNNENTDYTIDINMSDFKKALFTKKADDLNINNKDAFNEFLSYFDTFQYWFNIVTP; encoded by the coding sequence ATGAATAAAATATTAACTTCAATACTTTGTATTTTTTTAATATCCTGTTCTTCTAATAATTTTAATTCCGAAAGAAAAGAAGCAACAGAACATACAAAAAAAGAAAATGAAAAATTAAAAAACTATTTGCCATTTGATGATAATACAGATTTTGAAAATGCTAAAAGAGGCTTCATAGAAACTTCAGATGATAATATATCTTTTCCCTTCATATCGAATCAGCCTGCCCCAGATACTGTTAATCCTTCCCTATGGAGGCAGGCTCAATTAAATAATATATCAGGTTTATTTGAAGTAACTCCAGATATATATCAAGTAAGAGGTTTTGATTTAGCTAATATAACTTTTGTAAGAGGAGATACAGGCTGGATTGTAATAGATGTACTGACAACAAAAGAATCAGCATCTAAAGCAATAGAATTATTTAGAAAGTATAAAGGAAATGATCCAATAACAGGAGTAATATTTACACATTCTCATGTTGATCATTTCGGAGGAATAAGAGGAGTTATAGAAAACAATAATATACCTATTGTAGCGCCTGAAGGATTTTTTGAGGAAGCTGTATCAGAAAATCTTTTAGCAGGCAATGCTATGAGCAGACGTTCTTCTTATATGTACGGAGGACTTTTGCCAAAAGATGAAAAAGGTACAGTTGATGCAGGACTTGGTAAATTGGTAGCAACTGGAACTCCAGGAATAATAAGACCAAATAAAATAATATCTAAAGACTATGAATCATACACAATAGACGGAATAGAATTTCAATTTTTAATGGCTCAAAATACTGAAGCTCCAGCAGAGTTTATGATTTATATACCAAAATACAGAGCAGCATCAAGTGCTGAAGTAATGAATCATACACTTCATAATTTATCAACATTAAGAGGGGCAAAAACAAGAGATTCTCTTATATGGACTAAGGCTATAGAAAAATCAAAAGAGTTTTTAAAAGACAGAACTGATGTATTATTTGGTTCTCATCACTGGCCTATATGGGAACAAAGCAATATAGATGATTTTCTAAATAAACATGGAGATTTATATAAATATATTCATGACCAAACTTTAAGATATGCTAATATGGGATACACGCCAATAGAAATAGCAGAAAAAATACAAATACCAGATAGTTTGACAAAAGAATTTTATAATAGAGGTTATTATGGTTCTGTAAATCATGATGTAAAAGCTGTTTATGATTTTTATTTTGGTGCTTGGTGGGACGGAAATCCTGCTAATTTATATAAGCTTCCTCCTGAAGAATCAGCAAAAAGATATGTTGAGTTTATGGGAGGAGAGGATAATATCATAAAAATGGCTAAAAAATCTTATGATGAAGGCGATTACAGATGGGTTGTTGAAGTTCTCAATAATGTAATATTTGCTAATCCTAATAATGAAAATGCAAGAAAACTCAGTGCTGATGCTATGGAACAGCTTGGATATCAAAGTGAATCTGCAGTTTGGAGAGCTTATTTGCTTACTGGTGCTTATGAACTTAGAAATGAAATAGATCAAAATATGAAAGCTCCTCAAACTACATCATTAGATATGATAAATGCATTATCTGCTGAAAACATGTTTGAATATATATCAGTTGCTTTAAATCCTGATAAAGTAAAAGATAAAAATATATCAGTACTTTTTAATATCACAGATGATAATAAATATCTTGTAAAAATAGAAAACTCTGTATTAAAATACAAAAAATATAATAATGAAAATACTGACTATACAATAGATATTAATATGTCAGATTTTAAGAAAGCATTATTTACTAAAAAGGCTGATGATTTAAATATTAACAACAAAGATGCATTTAATGAGTTTTTATCCTACTTTGACACTTTCCAATATTGGTTTAACATAGTTACACCTTAA
- a CDS encoding TetR/AcrR family transcriptional regulator, translating to MKNIEKVTRKEQAEQTKKKIVDTTINLLKEHSLNELQIKDICTNADISIGNFYHYFTNKQEIIFYIFNTNAELYKEKILSKDKTNSYKDILYAFKEFSKLVAELGGDLILEIFNYSIMNRNNALLSKDAFFYNHILSLVDSLKKLNLVIYDDSSEAITKRLIVFFRGFFYEWALSNSNFNLVKETEKEMKLYLSLFIKIDD from the coding sequence ATGAAAAATATTGAAAAAGTAACAAGAAAAGAACAGGCAGAACAAACAAAGAAAAAAATAGTAGATACCACTATAAATTTATTGAAAGAACATTCATTAAATGAGCTTCAAATTAAAGATATTTGTACTAATGCTGATATATCTATAGGGAATTTTTATCATTATTTTACTAATAAGCAGGAAATAATATTTTATATTTTCAATACTAATGCTGAACTATATAAAGAAAAAATATTATCAAAAGATAAAACTAATTCTTATAAAGATATATTATATGCTTTTAAAGAATTTTCTAAATTGGTTGCAGAGTTAGGCGGAGATTTAATACTTGAAATATTTAATTATAGCATTATGAATAGAAATAATGCTTTATTATCAAAAGATGCTTTTTTTTATAATCATATTTTATCTTTGGTTGATTCATTAAAAAAATTAAATTTGGTTATATATGATGATAGTTCAGAGGCTATAACTAAAAGGCTTATAGTGTTTTTTAGAGGATTTTTTTATGAATGGGCTTTATCGAATAGTAATTTTAATCTTGTGAAAGAAACTGAAAAAGAGATGAAATTATATTTATCTTTATTTATAAAAATAGATGATTAA